A window of Heliangelus exortis chromosome 15, bHelExo1.hap1, whole genome shotgun sequence genomic DNA:
CCCGGGCCAGCAGCGCCCTGCTCCGCATCACCATCCTGGACATGAACGACAACGCGCCCAAGTTTGAGAAGGCTCTGTACGAGGCTGAGCTCTCTGAAAACAGCCCCGTGGGGCACTCTGTCCTCCAGGTGAGCTCGGGGAAGGGCttgcttctcctcctcagccCTCCTGAGGGTTTCCACACCCACTCCCCAACTTAAGGAGTGTTTCTGggaggtttcccagggaggttgtggagtccccatccctggggatgaaaacccacctggatgcgGTCCTGTGGGatgtgctctgggtgatcctgctttagtgggagagttggaatAGGTGAGCTCTAAAGGTCCCGTCCagctctgataattctgtgattctacagcCACTTGCCACCACGCTTGCCCAAGGAAGCCTGGAAGGCTTGCAAGCTGTGGGAGGCCACGGTGTCCCTCGGCTGGCAGGCAGCTCCCGGGGATGTCACATCTGCTAAAACAAAGTTATAAGGATGCGTGGGAAGGTGCAGCCAGCATTTTGGGAGgaggacaggagcagcagcagggttgggggtgggggtgccAGGAGGGTTACGAGGAGGGCTGGGACCCGAGGGCCATGGGGACTCTGGCTTCGTGCCCACAGACAAGACACAGCCCCTTTCATGAGCTGCATTCCCTTGGTGGCTCCGTGGAAACTCgggaggagggggcaggcagcatccctgctgccccacTTGGGGGCTGCCCCAGTTTGGGGGTGCCCAGAGTGGTCAACGGGGCAAAGTGGCCTGGGGGAAGGGGTTGGATCTTGGTGGATTTGGCTTGGAGAGGGGGCACTGAGATGATAGTAGGTGACATCTGTTTATCTGCAGCTGCCATCTTAATCAGCAAGCAGGGCCAGCTCTCGGCTGCTTGCTTAATTCcactgtgaatttttttttttttctttaatttaagaATTCATTTTTCACCGTTAAAGAGAATGGAAGTTGGGAAGCAGATAAGGGAGCCAGAGGAGAATGAGCTGAGGCGTTGCTGCTGCCATTGCTCAGCTTTTAtcttggggtgggggggggaaatgaCTTCCGCCTGGtgtgagttttttttttttcccacttctttTGCGAGTGGAGAGGTAAAAGGTGGAATTTACATTTAAGGATTTTCTTggttcccctcctccccatcctaAACCTGCTGAATGAGGTAGCGGTGGGGGCAGCAAATGGGGCAGAGACGAGGCTGCTCGGGGAGCTGAGTAGGGAGGGAAACGTGAGACAAACCTCATCATCTTTAGGGAGCAAATtacaggagcagggacaggttGGTGGGAACGCAGAGCTCCTGATGggtggaaacagaagtgctgaggcactaacaggctgactccttcctgtccttccctctgctgtcagagtgcttccaaagaatgtttatcagtGTGGTGATAGGCActttatgtatataaatatagatatatatatggtgtcccccttccccctcagccccagccctgaacgctgggatggagctgctgcgGCTCCCCACACCTCCATTTCCCTCCCCTCGCCTCTCTTttggggagggttttttttttttcaaagcaggcagagagctttctctccctgctgctctgcctggtcCTGGTGGCACGGGTTCCCGGAGGATTCCCTGCGTGCCGGGAGGGGAGCGCGGCCAACCGGCTCAGCCGGTTCCACTGGAAAagccaggagcagcctgggtgcctctcccagctgctctgccgGTCCCAGGCTCTTTGCCCCATAGTCTTTGGCCccagaagaggaaatcctggtttttttttttccccccccctccctctgcccgGAGGAGGCACGGCCGCCTTGGCCTCTCGCTCACCGGTTGCCCCTCCAACCCCGCAGGTGAAAGCCAACGATTCGGATCAGGGCGCCAACGCCGAGATCGATTACTCCTTCCACCAGGCCTCGGACATGGTGCGGAGGCTCCTGCGCCTCGACCGCGCCACGGGGCTCATCACCGTCCAAGGGCCCATCGACCGCGAGGACGTCGGCACCCTCAAGTTCTCCGTCATGGCCAAGGACAAAGGGGCCAACCCCAAGAACGCCCGCACCCAAGTGGTGGTCACCATCAAGGACATGAACGACAACGCGCCCTCCATAGAGATTCGAGGCATCGGGCTGGTCACCCACCAGGATGGCATGGCCAACATCTCGGAGGACGTGCCGGTTGAGACGGCGGTGGCTCTGGTGCAGGTGTCCGACCGAGACGAGGGCGAAAACGCCGTGGTCACCTGCGTGGTGGCCGGTGACGTCCCGTTCCAGCTGCGGCAGGCCAGCGAGACGGGGAGTGACAGCAAGAAGAAATACTTCCTGCAGACCACCACGCCGCTGGACTACGAGTCGGTGAAGGAGTACACCATTGAGATCGTGGCAGTGGACTCGGGGAACCCGCCCCTTTCCAGCACCAACTCCTTGAAGGTGCAGGTGGTGGACGTGAATGACAACGCCCCTGTCTTCAGCCAGAGCTTCACCGAGGTGGCCTTCCCCGAGAACAACGAGCCCGACGACCTGGTGATGGAGGTGAGCGCCAGCGATGCCGACAGCGGCTCCAACGCCCAGCTGTCTTATTCCCTGGTGACGGACCCCTCTTCCAAAGGCTCCTTCAGCATTGACCCCGACTCCGGGGAGATCCGGGTGAAGGCGGTGCTGGACCGAGAGCAGCGGGAGCGCTACGAGTTCTTGGTGGTGGCAGCAGAcaagggcagccccagcctcaaGGGCACGGCGTCTGTGGCCATCAACGTCATGGACAGGAATGACAACGACCCCAAATTCATGCTGAGCGGCTACAACTTCTCCGTGATGGAGAACATGCCACCCCTCAGCCCCGTGGGCATGGTGACGGTGATCGATGCTGACAAAGGAGAAAACGCCCGCATCCAGCTGTCGGTGGAGCAAGACAACGGGGATTTTGTCATCCAGAATGGCACCGGCACCATCCTCTCCAGCATCTCTTTTGACCGGGAGCAGCAGAGCACCTACACTTTCCGCCTCAAGGCGGTGGACGGCGGAGATCCCCCCAGGTCCGCCTACGTGGGGGTGACCATCAACGTCCTGGATGAGAACGACAACGCTCCCTTCATCACGTCGCCCTCCAACGCCACCTACAAACACATCCTGCCCCACACCAGCCCCGGCCAGCAGGTGAGCAAGGTCAAGGCGGAGGACATCGACTCCGGCGTCAACGCGGAGCTGACCTACAGCATCACGGGAGGCAACCCCTTCGAGCTCTTCCAGATCTCCCCGCACAGCGGAGACATCACCCTGGAGAAGGAGATCCTGCGGAAGCACCACGGCCTGCACCGCTTGGTCGTGCGGGTCAACGACAAGGGCAAGCCCTCGCGGCACGGCACGGCGCTGGTGCACTTCTACGTCAACGAGACGTTGGCCAACCGCACGCTGCTGGACACCCTGGTGGGCCACAGCCTGGACACCCCGCTCGACATCGACATCGCCGGAGATCCCGAATACGAGCGCAGCAAACAGAGAAGCAACATCCTCTTCGGAGTCATCGCCGGCATCGTGGCCGTCACCCTGGTCATCGTGCTGGTGGTCCTGGTGCGCTACTGCCGGCAGCGGGAGGCCAAGAGCGGCTACCAGGCGGGCAAGAAGGAGACCAAGGACCTCTACACCCCCAAGCAGGCCAGCAAGAGCGGGAAGAGCAAGGGCAAGGTGAAGAAGAGCAAGTCTCCCAAGCCGCCCAAGCCCACAGAGGATGAAGAGGAGACGGGGCTGCAAAAATCGCTGAAGTTCAACCTGATGAACGACTCTGTCAGCGACAGCCCCCGGATCCACCTGCCCCTCAACTACCCCCCGGGCAGCCCGGACCTGGGTCGTCACTACCGCTCCAACTCGCCTCTGCCCTCCATCCAACTCCAACCTCAGTCGCCCTCGGCCTCCAAGAAGCACCAAGTGGTGCAGGACCTGCCGGCCACCAACACCTTTGTTGGCACCGGGGACAACAACTCGACAGGCTCTGAGCAGTACTCGGACTACAGCTACCGCACCAACCCCCAGAAATACACCAACAAGCAGGTAGGAGAGCTCATCCTGCGGCCTGCGGCGGCCCCCGCCCTGCACCGGGGACCCATCTGGACAGAGGTGTGGGAGTGAGCCTGGACTGGCCCCCAGCCCTGCATGCGTGGCCTTGGGGGGCTGGCAGAGGACTACCCCGGAGCCGAGCCGCCCAGCCTgggcctggggaggggaagggggatggtgggaaggggggtggcctgaaaaaaacccactcacacacacacaccccccctaTAACTGTCGGAGAGCCCGGGGCTGGGTCCTGGGTGATGGTGGTGTGAGGGGTGCTGCATGTTTGTGCCTCTGCATGTGGAGCTCCAGGGAAGGAATCTCAGCCACTTGAGTCCACTCGGGATTGGCTCTAAGAGCACTGAGGAGGGCAATATCCACcctcccatccatccatccatccatccatccatccatccatccatccatccatctctctGCTTGGGCTGGCTCAGGGATAGGATGGACCTGTCCTGGCCAACCCATCCCTGGCCAGAGAGCACTGAGGAAAGCCTTAGCACTATTGCTACTCCAGCTCACCAAACCTTTAATCTTCTCTGCTCAAAGCCACCCAAAAGGATGCTTTGCACCCGGCGtggctgcccaggcaggtggGGTTGGGTAGAGGAGCAAAGTTCTGCCTTTTTCCCAGGTTTGGGCTCTGGTTTCTCTCAGGCTTGGGCCTTCTGCCATAGCCAGCTCAGGGAAAACCAACCAGCCCTTagcaccaggaggaggaggagagtgGATTCCTTGGGTCGGGTcttgtgctggggctggaggaaggGGACACGGGGTTGGAGGTGGTTCTGCTGCCGTCGGGTCACTGCTCTTGGTCCAGCTCTTGGTTTCTGGTGCTGCGTGGCGATGGGGCAGGGTCTTGGCTGCAGAGTGGggagggctgggctgctggctggTGTGCACTGGAGCTTGGAGCTGGTCCTGGAGGTTGTGGGGTGAGGAGGTCGGAGCTTGCAGGACCCT
This region includes:
- the PCDH1 gene encoding protocadherin-1 isoform X1, with translation MQTPLDQRSPSRHRAQRRPHPTPPQRRMEALASCLGLWLLCQLPALVSGTRVVYKVPEEQPPNTLIGSLASDYGFPDVGHLYKLEVGAPYLRVDGKTGDIYTTETSIDRESLRECQHLLPGEPCFLEFEVSITDLILNSGPRLLEGQIEVLDINDNTPNFASPVLTLSIPENTNLGALFPIPLAMDRDSGPNGVASYELTAGPEAQELFGLQVAEDQDEKQPQLIVMGNLDREQWDSYDLTIKVQDGGNPPRASSALLRITILDMNDNAPKFEKALYEAELSENSPVGHSVLQVKANDSDQGANAEIDYSFHQASDMVRRLLRLDRATGLITVQGPIDREDVGTLKFSVMAKDKGANPKNARTQVVVTIKDMNDNAPSIEIRGIGLVTHQDGMANISEDVPVETAVALVQVSDRDEGENAVVTCVVAGDVPFQLRQASETGSDSKKKYFLQTTTPLDYESVKEYTIEIVAVDSGNPPLSSTNSLKVQVVDVNDNAPVFSQSFTEVAFPENNEPDDLVMEVSASDADSGSNAQLSYSLVTDPSSKGSFSIDPDSGEIRVKAVLDREQRERYEFLVVAADKGSPSLKGTASVAINVMDRNDNDPKFMLSGYNFSVMENMPPLSPVGMVTVIDADKGENARIQLSVEQDNGDFVIQNGTGTILSSISFDREQQSTYTFRLKAVDGGDPPRSAYVGVTINVLDENDNAPFITSPSNATYKHILPHTSPGQQVSKVKAEDIDSGVNAELTYSITGGNPFELFQISPHSGDITLEKEILRKHHGLHRLVVRVNDKGKPSRHGTALVHFYVNETLANRTLLDTLVGHSLDTPLDIDIAGDPEYERSKQRSNILFGVIAGIVAVTLVIVLVVLVRYCRQREAKSGYQAGKKETKDLYTPKQASKSGKSKGKVKKSKSPKPPKPTEDEEETGLQKSLKFNLMNDSVSDSPRIHLPLNYPPGSPDLGRHYRSNSPLPSIQLQPQSPSASKKHQVVQDLPATNTFVGTGDNNSTGSEQYSDYSYRTNPQKYTNKQLPHRRVTFSAASQAQDLQDPSQHSYYDSGLEESETPSSKSSSGPRIGPLALPEDHYERTTPDGSIGEMEHPENDLRPLPDVAMTGTCTRECTEFGHSDTCWMPGQSSPSRRPKNALKLSTFVPYQDRGSQEQVGNGSPRLSEERSTKMPNLRLLPTYSAFSNSSHEPCKDSPMEEIPLTQTSDFQPATTPSSQTTKREIYL
- the PCDH1 gene encoding protocadherin-1 isoform X3; this encodes MQTPLDQRSPSRHRAQRRPHPTPPQRRMEALASCLGLWLLCQLPALVSGTRVVYKVPEEQPPNTLIGSLASDYGFPDVGHLYKLEVGAPYLRVDGKTGDIYTTETSIDRESLRECQHLLPGEPCFLEFEVSITDLILNSGPRLLEGQIEVLDINDNTPNFASPVLTLSIPENTNLGALFPIPLAMDRDSGPNGVASYELTAGPEAQELFGLQVAEDQDEKQPQLIVMGNLDREQWDSYDLTIKVQDGGNPPRASSALLRITILDMNDNAPKFEKALYEAELSENSPVGHSVLQVKANDSDQGANAEIDYSFHQASDMVRRLLRLDRATGLITVQGPIDREDVGTLKFSVMAKDKGANPKNARTQVVVTIKDMNDNAPSIEIRGIGLVTHQDGMANISEDVPVETAVALVQVSDRDEGENAVVTCVVAGDVPFQLRQASETGSDSKKKYFLQTTTPLDYESVKEYTIEIVAVDSGNPPLSSTNSLKVQVVDVNDNAPVFSQSFTEVAFPENNEPDDLVMEVSASDADSGSNAQLSYSLVTDPSSKGSFSIDPDSGEIRVKAVLDREQRERYEFLVVAADKGSPSLKGTASVAINVMDRNDNDPKFMLSGYNFSVMENMPPLSPVGMVTVIDADKGENARIQLSVEQDNGDFVIQNGTGTILSSISFDREQQSTYTFRLKAVDGGDPPRSAYVGVTINVLDENDNAPFITSPSNATYKHILPHTSPGQQVSKVKAEDIDSGVNAELTYSITGGNPFELFQISPHSGDITLEKEILRKHHGLHRLVVRVNDKGKPSRHGTALVHFYVNETLANRTLLDTLVGHSLDTPLDIDIAGDPEYERSKQRSNILFGVIAGIVAVTLVIVLVVLVRYCRQREAKSGYQAGKKETKDLYTPKQASKSGKSKGKVKKSKSPKPPKPTEDEEETGLQKSLKFNLMNDSVSDSPRIHLPLNYPPGSPDLGRHYRSNSPLPSIQLQPQSPSASKKHQVVQDLPATNTFVGTGDNNSTGSEQYSDYSYRTNPQKYTNKQLPHRRVTFSAASQAQDLQDPSQHSYYDSGLEESETPSSKSSSGPRIGPLALPEDHYERTTPDGSIGEMEHPENVSMTPVVSPLSVLLPCSVGLLSWQMITSVVISPSSSFTIKV
- the PCDH1 gene encoding protocadherin-1 isoform X4 gives rise to the protein MQTPLDQRSPSRHRAQRRPHPTPPQRRMEALASCLGLWLLCQLPALVSGTRVVYKVPEEQPPNTLIGSLASDYGFPDVGHLYKLEVGAPYLRVDGKTGDIYTTETSIDRESLRECQHLLPGEPCFLEFEVSITDLILNSGPRLLEGQIEVLDINDNTPNFASPVLTLSIPENTNLGALFPIPLAMDRDSGPNGVASYELTAGPEAQELFGLQVAEDQDEKQPQLIVMGNLDREQWDSYDLTIKVQDGGNPPRASSALLRITILDMNDNAPKFEKALYEAELSENSPVGHSVLQVKANDSDQGANAEIDYSFHQASDMVRRLLRLDRATGLITVQGPIDREDVGTLKFSVMAKDKGANPKNARTQVVVTIKDMNDNAPSIEIRGIGLVTHQDGMANISEDVPVETAVALVQVSDRDEGENAVVTCVVAGDVPFQLRQASETGSDSKKKYFLQTTTPLDYESVKEYTIEIVAVDSGNPPLSSTNSLKVQVVDVNDNAPVFSQSFTEVAFPENNEPDDLVMEVSASDADSGSNAQLSYSLVTDPSSKGSFSIDPDSGEIRVKAVLDREQRERYEFLVVAADKGSPSLKGTASVAINVMDRNDNDPKFMLSGYNFSVMENMPPLSPVGMVTVIDADKGENARIQLSVEQDNGDFVIQNGTGTILSSISFDREQQSTYTFRLKAVDGGDPPRSAYVGVTINVLDENDNAPFITSPSNATYKHILPHTSPGQQVSKVKAEDIDSGVNAELTYSITGGNPFELFQISPHSGDITLEKEILRKHHGLHRLVVRVNDKGKPSRHGTALVHFYVNETLANRTLLDTLVGHSLDTPLDIDIAGDPEYERSKQRSNILFGVIAGIVAVTLVIVLVVLVRYCRQREAKSGYQAGKKETKDLYTPKQASKSGKSKGKVKKSKSPKPPKPTEDEEETGLQKSLKFNLMNDSVSDSPRIHLPLNYPPGSPDLGRHYRSNSPLPSIQLQPQSPSASKKHQVVQDLPATNTFVGTGDNNSTGSEQYSDYSYRTNPQKYTNKQLPHRRVTFSAASQAQDLQDPSQHSYYDSGLEESETPSSKSSSGPRIGPLALPEDHYERTTPDGSIGEMEHPENESPERSRL
- the PCDH1 gene encoding protocadherin-1 isoform X2, encoding MEALASCLGLWLLCQLPALVSGTRVVYKVPEEQPPNTLIGSLASDYGFPDVGHLYKLEVGAPYLRVDGKTGDIYTTETSIDRESLRECQHLLPGEPCFLEFEVSITDLILNSGPRLLEGQIEVLDINDNTPNFASPVLTLSIPENTNLGALFPIPLAMDRDSGPNGVASYELTAGPEAQELFGLQVAEDQDEKQPQLIVMGNLDREQWDSYDLTIKVQDGGNPPRASSALLRITILDMNDNAPKFEKALYEAELSENSPVGHSVLQVKANDSDQGANAEIDYSFHQASDMVRRLLRLDRATGLITVQGPIDREDVGTLKFSVMAKDKGANPKNARTQVVVTIKDMNDNAPSIEIRGIGLVTHQDGMANISEDVPVETAVALVQVSDRDEGENAVVTCVVAGDVPFQLRQASETGSDSKKKYFLQTTTPLDYESVKEYTIEIVAVDSGNPPLSSTNSLKVQVVDVNDNAPVFSQSFTEVAFPENNEPDDLVMEVSASDADSGSNAQLSYSLVTDPSSKGSFSIDPDSGEIRVKAVLDREQRERYEFLVVAADKGSPSLKGTASVAINVMDRNDNDPKFMLSGYNFSVMENMPPLSPVGMVTVIDADKGENARIQLSVEQDNGDFVIQNGTGTILSSISFDREQQSTYTFRLKAVDGGDPPRSAYVGVTINVLDENDNAPFITSPSNATYKHILPHTSPGQQVSKVKAEDIDSGVNAELTYSITGGNPFELFQISPHSGDITLEKEILRKHHGLHRLVVRVNDKGKPSRHGTALVHFYVNETLANRTLLDTLVGHSLDTPLDIDIAGDPEYERSKQRSNILFGVIAGIVAVTLVIVLVVLVRYCRQREAKSGYQAGKKETKDLYTPKQASKSGKSKGKVKKSKSPKPPKPTEDEEETGLQKSLKFNLMNDSVSDSPRIHLPLNYPPGSPDLGRHYRSNSPLPSIQLQPQSPSASKKHQVVQDLPATNTFVGTGDNNSTGSEQYSDYSYRTNPQKYTNKQLPHRRVTFSAASQAQDLQDPSQHSYYDSGLEESETPSSKSSSGPRIGPLALPEDHYERTTPDGSIGEMEHPENDLRPLPDVAMTGTCTRECTEFGHSDTCWMPGQSSPSRRPKNALKLSTFVPYQDRGSQEQVGNGSPRLSEERSTKMPNLRLLPTYSAFSNSSHEPCKDSPMEEIPLTQTSDFQPATTPSSQTTKREIYL